The Streptomyces sp. NBC_01689 genome includes a window with the following:
- a CDS encoding exopolysaccharide biosynthesis polyprenyl glycosylphosphotransferase, with protein MTAESTVPSPGGQPREYGFSSVSVIPSRGTADGFRFPAGRRLSAPRAPWLPLLVADGGAALLAGLSLAEVQRRPPLLAALLLGVLALNARGALYRPGRIPTALDDLPAVCARVLVTWCALAALLAALSPAAALPARVLAAGCALHAAASCAGRALVHGRRRRALVLRPDATLVIGPAGTAQRVAAAFLRHPRCGLRPVGVVAARTDGAEGLPVLTTGEEVQRALIQNGVRAVLVVEPRGEHGPLLRALSEAGCVLWHVDADSPSQEIAYGVPQSRPHGGVPGRAGGSGRLAGFSCRRIEVSGRYGNLGKRLLDIAVSGSLLLVISPLLLVCAVALRLSDGPGVVFRQERIGKDGRPFTLLKFRTHRPADAHEAATRWSVAGEREMSRFCHFLRRTSLDELLQLWNVLWGDMSLVGPRPERPYFVAKFSQTYPGYAARHRMQTGITGLAQIHGLRGDTSIEDRCRFDNAYIDNWSLWQDVCILLRTAASLVRPTGS; from the coding sequence GTGACTGCGGAAAGCACCGTTCCCTCCCCCGGCGGACAGCCCCGGGAGTACGGATTCTCGTCCGTCTCGGTCATCCCTTCGCGCGGGACCGCCGACGGCTTCAGGTTCCCCGCCGGGCGGCGGCTGTCCGCACCCCGCGCCCCGTGGCTGCCCCTGCTGGTCGCGGACGGCGGCGCGGCGCTGCTCGCGGGTCTGTCCCTCGCCGAGGTCCAGCGACGGCCGCCGCTCCTGGCCGCGCTGCTGCTCGGCGTGCTCGCGCTGAACGCGCGCGGCGCGCTGTACCGCCCCGGGAGGATCCCCACCGCGCTCGACGACCTGCCCGCCGTGTGCGCGCGTGTCCTGGTGACCTGGTGCGCGCTCGCCGCCCTGCTGGCGGCGCTCTCCCCGGCCGCGGCGCTGCCCGCCCGGGTCCTGGCGGCGGGCTGTGCGCTGCACGCGGCGGCGAGCTGCGCGGGCCGCGCCCTCGTGCACGGGCGGCGCCGCCGGGCCCTGGTCCTGCGCCCGGACGCCACGTTGGTGATCGGTCCCGCCGGGACCGCCCAGCGGGTGGCCGCCGCGTTCCTGCGCCACCCGCGGTGCGGGCTGCGTCCGGTGGGAGTCGTCGCCGCCCGGACGGACGGCGCCGAGGGGCTGCCCGTCCTCACCACCGGTGAGGAGGTGCAGCGGGCCCTCATCCAGAACGGTGTGCGCGCGGTGCTCGTGGTCGAGCCGCGTGGTGAACACGGCCCGCTGCTGCGCGCGTTGAGCGAGGCGGGCTGTGTGCTGTGGCACGTCGACGCGGACTCGCCGTCGCAGGAGATCGCGTACGGGGTGCCGCAGAGCCGGCCGCACGGGGGCGTGCCCGGCAGGGCGGGCGGGAGCGGGCGGCTCGCCGGGTTCTCCTGCCGGCGGATCGAGGTCTCCGGGCGGTACGGGAACCTCGGCAAGCGACTCCTCGACATCGCCGTCTCGGGGTCCCTGCTGCTCGTGATCAGCCCGCTGCTGCTGGTGTGCGCGGTCGCGCTGCGGCTGAGCGACGGACCGGGGGTGGTCTTCCGGCAGGAGCGCATCGGCAAGGACGGACGGCCCTTCACGCTGCTGAAGTTCCGTACCCACCGCCCGGCCGACGCGCACGAGGCGGCGACCCGCTGGAGCGTCGCGGGCGAACGCGAGATGAGCCGCTTCTGCCACTTCCTGCGGCGGACCTCGCTCGACGAGCTGCTGCAACTGTGGAACGTCCTGTGGGGGGACATGAGCCTGGTCGGCCCGCGACCCGAACGGCCCTACTTCGTGGCCAAGTTCAGCCAGACCTATCCGGGCTACGCGGCCCGCCACCGCATGCAGACCGGCATCACCGGCCTCGCCCAGATCCACGGGCTGCGCGGCGACACCTCGATCGAGGACCGCTGCCGGTTCGACAACGCGTACATCGACAACTGGTCGCTGTGGCAGGACGTCTGCATCCTGCTGCGCACGGCAGCCTCGCTGGTACGCCCGACGGGGAGCTGA
- a CDS encoding glycosyltransferase, with the protein MSLPSSDPPPRVLHLTQPVDGGVARVLTDLVRTQLAAGLHVTVACPQDSGLAHTLRALGTDVTHWQATRAPGPALVGEVRRLARAVAEARPDVVHAHSAKAGLAGRLVLRGRVPTVFQPHAWSFAAVDGLTADLALKWERWGARWASRVVCVSEAERVTGVRAGVSARWSVIPNGVDTERFHPADAGTARAGIPLLDGLGPAAPLVVCVGRLCRQKGQDVLLRAWDTVRARMPGARLVLVGDGPRAPGLRAGAPRDVLFAGAADDAVPWYQAADLVVLPSRWEGMALAPLEAMACGRPVVVTDVDGARESLPPGLDTRCLVPAGSPTPLAHAICDLLADPPLRESLGRQGRRHVLTTHDVRRAADAVAAVYRELLTAGPGGRTVRGKHTECREPIHT; encoded by the coding sequence ATGTCATTGCCATCGAGCGACCCCCCGCCGCGGGTCCTGCACCTCACCCAGCCCGTCGACGGCGGAGTGGCACGCGTGCTCACCGACCTGGTGAGGACGCAGCTCGCCGCCGGGCTGCACGTCACCGTGGCCTGCCCCCAGGACAGCGGTCTCGCGCACACGCTCCGGGCGCTCGGCACCGACGTGACGCACTGGCAGGCGACGCGCGCACCGGGTCCCGCGCTGGTCGGGGAGGTACGACGCCTCGCCCGTGCCGTCGCCGAGGCGCGGCCCGACGTGGTGCACGCGCACAGCGCCAAGGCCGGGCTCGCCGGCCGGCTCGTCCTGCGCGGCCGGGTGCCGACCGTGTTCCAGCCGCACGCCTGGTCGTTCGCGGCCGTCGACGGCCTCACGGCCGACCTCGCGCTCAAGTGGGAGCGGTGGGGCGCGCGTTGGGCGTCCCGGGTGGTGTGTGTGAGTGAGGCGGAGCGTGTCACCGGAGTGCGCGCCGGGGTCAGTGCCCGGTGGAGCGTGATCCCCAACGGGGTCGACACCGAGCGCTTCCACCCCGCGGACGCGGGGACCGCGCGCGCCGGGATCCCGCTGCTCGACGGGCTCGGTCCGGCGGCTCCCCTGGTCGTCTGCGTCGGGCGGCTGTGCAGGCAGAAGGGCCAGGACGTTCTGCTGCGGGCCTGGGACACCGTACGGGCGCGGATGCCCGGGGCCCGGCTCGTGCTCGTCGGGGACGGTCCGCGGGCCCCGGGGCTGCGGGCCGGCGCACCTCGCGACGTGCTGTTCGCCGGAGCCGCGGACGACGCCGTGCCCTGGTACCAGGCCGCCGACCTGGTGGTGCTGCCGTCCCGCTGGGAAGGCATGGCGCTCGCACCCCTGGAGGCCATGGCGTGCGGGCGCCCGGTGGTGGTGACGGACGTGGACGGCGCGCGCGAGAGCCTGCCGCCGGGCCTCGACACCCGCTGCCTGGTGCCCGCCGGATCGCCGACTCCGCTGGCCCACGCGATCTGCGACCTGCTGGCCGACCCGCCGCTGCGCGAGTCGCTGGGCCGGCAGGGGCGACGCCACGTACTGACCACGCACGACGTGCGGCGCGCGGCCGACGCGGTCGCGGCGGTCTACCGCGAGTTGCTCACCGCGGGACCCGGCGGGCGCACCGTGCGCGGGAAACACACCGAGTGCAGGGAGCCCATCCACACGTGA
- the chpG gene encoding chaplin ChpG: MSRIAKGLALTSVAAAAVAGTAGIAAADSDAHGAAAGSPGVLSGNVLQVPVHIPVNVCGNTIDVIGLLNPAFGNTCVNG; the protein is encoded by the coding sequence ATGTCGCGTATCGCGAAGGGCCTGGCCCTGACCTCCGTTGCCGCCGCCGCCGTGGCGGGCACCGCCGGCATCGCCGCCGCCGACAGCGACGCGCACGGTGCGGCCGCCGGGTCCCCGGGCGTTCTGTCGGGCAACGTCCTGCAGGTTCCGGTCCACATCCCGGTCAACGTCTGCGGGAACACCATCGATGTGATCGGCCTGCTGAACCCCGCGTTCGGCAACACCTGCGTCAACGGCTGA